In Ptychodera flava strain L36383 chromosome 21, AS_Pfla_20210202, whole genome shotgun sequence, a genomic segment contains:
- the LOC139122220 gene encoding allatostatin-A receptor-like — translation MSIENTTTAADNTTFETAYTHASLTFTSLDLVQLLVGIVGTIGNAAVVATVASVTFLRTIPNFFIAGLAITDLLASLCIVAKVFYSQRPIPAMFDPDVYCKLVISNIFFWLTATASVFILVGVTIERYVAIVYPFLYQAKFTQTKAIILIITAWVLSFLSCSFIPVVTKFHDGYCFEIWPSETYMLFTGFAVFFFTYLTPMVFTIFAYVKMFYQLHKTSMPSIDASMMVARRRILRLLSLVVAAFFTCWSPNQLIYLAANCGVNIDFYSWYYEASVLLSLANSCVNPFIYALRSRQFRDGFRLALFRCPNAVGNESTAVAAT, via the coding sequence ATGTCGATAGAGAACACGACAACTGCTGCCGACAACACGACGTTCGAGACGGCATACACCCATGCATCTCTAACTTTTACATCATTAGACTTGGTACAGTTACTCGTTGGTATCGTCGGGACCATCGGCAATGCCGCCGTCGTGGCGACGGTGGCTTCCGTCACATTCTTACGGACCATACCGAACTTCTTCATTGCGGGTCTGGCAATAACCGACCTGCTTGCGTCACTCTGCATCGTTGCTAAAGTGTTTTACTCGCAGAGACCGATTCCGGCGATGTTCGACCCCGATGTGTACTGCAAACTTGTGATTTCGAACATCTTTTTCTGGCTGACAGCGACGGCCTCCGTCTTCATCCTTGTCGGCGTCACCATCGAGAGATACGTGGCAATAGTGTATCCCTTCCTTTACCAAGCCAAATTTACTCAGACAAAAGCAATCATCTTAATTATTACAGCATGGGTTCTCTCGTTTCTGTCCTGTTCCTTTATTCCCGTGGTCACCAAATTTCACGACGGTTATTGTTTTGAAATCTGGCCAAGCGAGACGTACATGCTTTTCACTGgttttgcagtatttttcttTACCTATCTGACCCCGATGGTCTTCACTATCTTCGCCTACGTGAAGATGTTCTACCAGTTGCACAAAACCAGTATGCCGTCCATCGACGCATCGATGATGGTCGCCCGCCGTCGCATCCTGCGcctgctgtctctggttgtcgCCGCTTTCTTCACTTGCTGGTCGCCGAACCAACTCATCTATCTGGCAGCCAACTGCGGAGTAAACATCGATTTCTACTCATGGTACTACGAAGCATCGGTTCTCCTTTCACTGGCTAATTCGTGCGTGAACCCGTTCATCTACGCTCTGAGAAGTCGACAATTTCGTGACGGTTTCAGACTGGCGCTCTTCCGCTGCCCCAATGCAGTCGGAAACGAATCAACTGCTGTAGCTGCAACTTAA